A stretch of DNA from Leucobacter luti:
GTCGTTCCGACGGCGGTGCCGGTGCCGGTGCCGGTGCAGGCGGCGGCCGCGCCCGAGGCACCGGGCGCGCGCCGCTTTGTGAGTCCACTGGTGCGCAAGCTCGCGCGTGAGCGCGGCATCGACCTCGTGTCGGTGCGCGGATCCGGCCCGGGGGCAGGATTGTGCGGCGTGATCTTGACGGCATCGGCGGGGGCACCGCAGCCCCAGCTGCGATCCCGCAGCCGGCTCAGCCCTCCCTGCCACCCCAGCCAGCGGCTGCTCCTCTGGCATCCACGGGTGCGAGCGCGTCAGCCGAGTGGGTCGACGTGCCCCACACCGGCATGCGGCGCGCAATCGCACGACGGCTGGCCGAGAGCAAGAGCACAGTCCCGCACTTCTACCTGGTGGCGGACTGCCGGGTGGACGCGCTGCTTGAGCTGCGCAGTCAGATCAATGCCGTCGAGGGCGTGCGTGTCTCAGTGAACGACTTCGTCGTGAAGGCGGTAGCCGGAGCGTTCCGCGACGTGCCGGCGGCGAATGCGATCTGGACCGAGGAGGCCACGCGCCGGTTCACCGGTGTGGACATCGCTGTAGCGGTCTCGGTGCCAGCAGGTCTGCTCACTCCCGTGGTGCGCGGGGTGGAGCGCATGTCGCTCGGTGAGCTCGGAACGGCGATCCGGGATCTTGCGGGGCGCGCACGCGAGGGAAAGCTCAAACAGCATGAACTCGAGGGTGGCTCGTTCTCCGTCTCAAACCTGGGCATGTACGGCACCTCAGAGTTCGCCGCGATCCTGAACCCGCCCCAGTCCGGAATTCTCGCGGTCGGGGCCGCGCAGCAGCGACCGGTCGTGCAGGCCGATGGCACGGTGGGGGTCGGCACGGTGATGACGGTGACACTCTCGGCGGATCACCGCGTGCTCGACG
This window harbors:
- a CDS encoding biotin/lipoyl-containing protein, with amino-acid sequence MTVIVRMPEIATGSDEAAIAGWLVAVGETVAVGQALVEIETEKATVEFEAEQPGTLAGILLAAGSTAPVGAPIAVLAADGESMADALAAAGAAGAGTAPSAEAGADQAHKPVSAEAAVVPTAVPVPVPVQAAAAPEAPGARRFVSPLVRKLARERGIDLVSVRGSGPGAGLCGVILTASAGAPQPQLRSRSRLSPPCHPSQRLLLWHPRVRARQPSGSTCPTPACGAQSHDGWPRARAQSRTSTWWRTAGWTRCLSCAVRSMPSRACVSQ
- a CDS encoding 2-oxo acid dehydrogenase subunit E2, which produces MAESKSTVPHFYLVADCRVDALLELRSQINAVEGVRVSVNDFVVKAVAGAFRDVPAANAIWTEEATRRFTGVDIAVAVSVPAGLLTPVVRGVERMSLGELGTAIRDLAGRAREGKLKQHELEGGSFSVSNLGMYGTSEFAAILNPPQSGILAVGAAQQRPVVQADGTVGVGTVMTVTLSADHRVLDGALAAEWLAAFTQRIENPLSILV